In one window of Candidatus Scalindua sp. DNA:
- a CDS encoding ATP-binding cassette domain-containing protein, with product MLQTNNISLRYGKRVLFEDVNTKFSPGNCYGVIGANGAGKSTLLKIMSGDIEPSSGTISILPGKRIAVLKQNQFEFDEFNVRETVLRGHKRLFDIMVEKDAIYAKSDFSNEDGMKVSDLEDEFSELNGWEAESEASTLLSGLGIANELHEKIMAELSGNEKVKVLLAQALFGNPDILLLDEPTNHLDIQSISWLEEFLINFKNTVIVVSHDRHFLNNVCTHIADIDYGKVAIFTGNYDFWLESSQLALQQTKDTNKKTAAKRKELETFVARFGANASKAKQATSRKKMLEKMVIEEIRPSSRKLPFIRFVPEREIGNNVLSIKNISKIVNGEEALNDITLTIHNDDKVAFVGTHDLAKTALFEILMDEINADSGDFTWGPTVIRSYLPKDNSAYFNEDVNLIDWLRQYSKEKDDNFIRGFLGRMLFSGEEGLKKANVLSGGEKVRCMQAKMMLSGANVLLLDEPTNHLDLEAITSLNNGLIQFKGVILFVSHDHQFMQTVANRIIEITPYGVIDKKMSFDEYLVNPDVKRLREEMHENIII from the coding sequence ATGTTACAGACCAATAATATAAGTTTACGGTACGGAAAACGGGTACTATTTGAAGATGTCAATACAAAATTCAGTCCGGGCAACTGCTATGGAGTTATCGGAGCCAATGGCGCGGGTAAATCAACGCTCCTTAAAATTATGTCAGGCGATATTGAGCCGTCTTCAGGAACCATCAGTATATTACCAGGCAAAAGAATTGCAGTTTTAAAACAGAACCAGTTTGAGTTTGATGAATTCAATGTCCGGGAAACTGTGTTAAGGGGACATAAAAGGCTTTTTGATATTATGGTTGAGAAGGATGCCATTTACGCAAAGAGTGATTTCAGCAATGAAGATGGAATGAAAGTTTCCGACCTTGAAGATGAGTTTTCGGAACTGAATGGATGGGAGGCTGAAAGCGAGGCCTCTACTCTTTTGAGCGGACTCGGTATAGCAAACGAGCTGCATGAAAAAATAATGGCTGAACTTTCAGGCAATGAAAAGGTAAAAGTTCTACTGGCTCAGGCACTTTTCGGCAACCCAGACATTTTATTGCTTGATGAACCGACAAACCATCTGGATATCCAATCCATTAGCTGGCTTGAAGAGTTTCTGATCAATTTCAAAAATACCGTAATTGTTGTTTCACATGACAGGCATTTTCTTAATAACGTATGTACGCATATAGCAGATATAGATTACGGGAAAGTTGCCATCTTCACCGGTAACTATGATTTCTGGCTTGAGTCTAGTCAGCTTGCTTTACAGCAGACAAAAGACACGAACAAAAAGACAGCAGCTAAACGAAAAGAGCTTGAGACATTTGTCGCCCGGTTCGGTGCAAATGCCTCCAAAGCAAAACAGGCTACTTCAAGAAAAAAGATGCTTGAAAAGATGGTCATTGAGGAGATTCGGCCTTCATCAAGAAAATTGCCTTTTATCCGTTTTGTACCCGAAAGAGAGATCGGAAACAATGTACTCTCAATAAAAAACATTTCAAAAATAGTGAATGGGGAAGAGGCCCTTAATGATATAACTTTAACCATTCACAATGATGACAAAGTAGCTTTTGTCGGAACACATGATTTAGCAAAAACCGCTCTCTTTGAAATATTAATGGATGAGATTAACGCTGATAGTGGTGATTTCACCTGGGGTCCAACAGTAATCCGGTCATACCTGCCGAAAGACAATTCAGCATACTTTAATGAAGATGTTAATTTGATTGACTGGCTTCGCCAATACTCCAAAGAGAAGGACGACAATTTCATAAGAGGTTTCCTGGGAAGAATGCTTTTCAGTGGTGAAGAGGGATTAAAAAAGGCTAATGTACTGTCAGGTGGTGAAAAAGTGCGCTGTATGCAGGCAAAGATGATGCTAAGTGGAGCCAATGTGCTGCTTTTAGATGAACCTACAAATCACCTGGACCTTGAAGCAATCACTTCATTAAACAACGGGCTGATCCAATTTAAGGGTGTTATTCTGTTTGTCTCTCACGACCATCAGTTTATGCAGACAGTAGCAAACAGGATAATTGAGATAACGCCATATGGGGTTATCGATAAAAAGATGAGTTTTGATGAATATCTGGTAAATCCTGATGTTAAAAGGCTTCGTGAAGAGATGCATGAGAATATAATTATTTAG
- a CDS encoding VanZ family protein, which produces MKNRESLFGWALLAYFLFVACLITLFPFRFHWPVRVEVLVWAEWLDVVLNIIFFLPLGFLFRLTQQKEIGKERVRVLIYGLLASLFIESVQVFQIERYSSPSDIMANGLGAWVGAFLFDRVKNHLNKQMAGRLALELPLMSLFYLLGPMLWLNGLATGKETSHLFLAPIIGLYGACILASVWFYALKPQGVISADQLAVITGVWFLGASLPGVIKNPLFIFSSGIGLAVFVRILIFALQKIEHKERRFEITTLRRIWPIYAVYLSLLTFWPWRWPDRLWKGAIGFAGVHGSTILILRLLEYVLVFTFLGYMVAEVRGRKKETFFITMMWVFLACFASGCLLELIRGFHPKHTASLAQLIISTGVGMYGGLLYRLQLTAVRRLIKRDGL; this is translated from the coding sequence ATGAAAAATAGAGAGTCTCTGTTTGGGTGGGCCCTTCTTGCATATTTCTTATTTGTTGCGTGCCTTATTACGTTGTTTCCTTTTCGGTTTCACTGGCCGGTGAGGGTTGAGGTTTTGGTTTGGGCTGAGTGGTTGGACGTTGTCTTGAATATTATTTTTTTTCTGCCACTTGGCTTTCTGTTTCGATTAACCCAGCAAAAAGAGATCGGTAAGGAGAGAGTTCGGGTTCTGATTTACGGACTTCTCGCCAGTTTGTTCATTGAAAGTGTCCAGGTATTTCAAATTGAGCGTTATAGCAGCCCCTCCGATATCATGGCTAACGGCCTTGGTGCATGGGTGGGAGCTTTCCTGTTTGATCGGGTAAAAAATCACCTCAATAAGCAGATGGCAGGACGTTTAGCCCTGGAATTACCATTGATGAGTCTTTTTTATCTTCTTGGTCCTATGTTATGGTTGAACGGCCTTGCAACCGGGAAAGAAACCTCTCATCTGTTTCTGGCACCCATTATCGGTTTATATGGAGCATGTATCCTTGCTTCAGTATGGTTTTATGCACTGAAACCTCAGGGTGTAATTTCAGCTGATCAATTGGCCGTTATCACAGGGGTTTGGTTTCTCGGTGCATCATTACCAGGAGTTATCAAAAACCCGTTATTCATTTTCTCCAGTGGGATCGGGCTTGCAGTTTTTGTGCGGATATTAATCTTTGCACTGCAAAAAATTGAACACAAAGAACGTCGATTTGAAATCACAACTCTCAGGCGGATTTGGCCAATATATGCCGTTTATCTCTCTCTTCTGACATTTTGGCCCTGGAGATGGCCGGATCGCCTCTGGAAGGGAGCCATTGGATTTGCTGGTGTCCATGGCTCAACTATTCTGATATTGCGCCTGCTGGAATATGTGTTGGTTTTTACTTTTCTCGGATATATGGTAGCAGAGGTACGAGGAAGGAAAAAAGAGACCTTTTTCATCACAATGATGTGGGTGTTCCTTGCCTGTTTTGCAAGCGGTTGTCTCCTTGAGCTTATACGGGGTTTTCATCCGAAACATACAGCAAGTCTTGCTCAGTTGATTATTTCCACCGGGGTCGGTATGTATGGCGGATTACTGTATCGGCTGCAGCTGACTGCTGTCCGCAGATTAATAAAGAGAGATGGACTGTAA
- the trpD gene encoding anthranilate phosphoribosyltransferase, whose product MILIKDIIEKIVEGKDLSIDESKSIISEIMEGKVTDVQIGAFITALRMKGETVDEITGCAMVMREKATHIDTGNETVVDTCGTGGDSKFTFNISTAAAFVVAGAGLKVAKHGSTASSSHCGSADVLKLLGVRVEADPETVERCIREVNIGFLLAPLLHSSMKHAVIPRREIGIKTIFNILGPLTNPARTKRQVIGVYDAKLTDIVAKVLKNLGTEHAFVVYGYDGLDEITTTDKTKICELKNGKIKSYYITHESFGIEKAELRDFVVHSPEESAAAINKVLSGAKGPMRDIVLLNASAAIVAGGGAPDLRYGIRLAADSVDSGRAKASLDQLVKLSQKR is encoded by the coding sequence TTGATTCTGATAAAAGATATCATTGAAAAAATAGTGGAAGGGAAAGACCTTTCTATTGATGAAAGCAAGTCCATCATCAGTGAGATAATGGAGGGTAAAGTAACGGATGTCCAGATCGGTGCCTTCATTACGGCTTTACGAATGAAGGGTGAGACAGTTGACGAGATTACGGGATGTGCCATGGTTATGAGAGAAAAGGCCACACACATCGATACCGGCAATGAAACCGTTGTAGATACCTGCGGTACCGGCGGCGATTCAAAATTCACATTCAATATATCCACGGCAGCAGCATTTGTCGTTGCAGGTGCCGGACTGAAGGTTGCGAAACATGGCAGTACGGCCTCTTCCAGCCACTGTGGCAGTGCTGACGTACTCAAACTCCTCGGCGTTCGTGTAGAAGCGGACCCGGAAACTGTTGAACGATGTATCCGTGAAGTAAACATCGGTTTCCTCCTGGCTCCCCTTTTACACAGTTCCATGAAACATGCGGTGATACCAAGGCGTGAAATCGGTATAAAGACTATCTTTAATATCCTCGGTCCCTTGACTAATCCCGCCAGGACTAAGAGGCAGGTAATTGGTGTCTATGACGCAAAATTAACAGACATTGTAGCAAAGGTTCTTAAAAACCTGGGCACTGAACATGCGTTCGTCGTGTATGGTTATGATGGCCTTGATGAAATCACAACTACCGACAAAACAAAGATTTGTGAGTTAAAAAACGGTAAGATCAAGAGTTATTATATTACCCATGAAAGTTTTGGCATAGAAAAGGCTGAACTGAGAGATTTTGTTGTTCACTCTCCGGAAGAGAGTGCCGCCGCAATCAACAAAGTATTAAGCGGTGCTAAAGGTCCGATGCGAGATATCGTCCTTCTTAATGCATCTGCTGCTATTGTTGCGGGAGGAGGCGCACCCGATTTAAGGTATGGCATACGGCTGGCTGCAGATTCAGTAGATTCAGGTAGAGCAAAAGCATCATTAGATCAATTAGTCAAGCTCTCACAGAAACGGTAA
- a CDS encoding Rieske 2Fe-2S domain-containing protein: MKEESGRKEESNGSGSGRRAFLKVCSVFLASLIGIAYSIPLIRAFISPALKKTVISSSGLVEVGDIRGCQINVPRKVAVRDSRRDAWTKYPETVIGAVWLVRGEDETVTAFSVICPHLGCGIDWDKDSGRFVCPCHDSYFDIKGEIISGPSPRRMDTLETDIKQGNCLSVIRR, translated from the coding sequence ATGAAAGAGGAATCTGGCAGGAAGGAAGAGTCAAACGGGAGTGGAAGCGGCCGGCGGGCCTTTCTCAAGGTCTGTTCTGTCTTTCTTGCGTCGCTGATCGGTATTGCGTACAGCATACCGCTCATACGGGCTTTTATAAGTCCCGCACTGAAGAAGACGGTGATTAGTTCATCGGGTCTGGTGGAGGTTGGAGACATACGGGGGTGCCAGATCAACGTGCCCAGGAAAGTGGCGGTCAGGGATTCGCGCAGGGATGCATGGACCAAATACCCGGAAACGGTAATTGGGGCAGTCTGGCTGGTTCGAGGAGAGGATGAAACAGTTACGGCCTTTTCGGTAATATGTCCTCACCTCGGTTGCGGGATAGACTGGGATAAGGATTCGGGGAGATTTGTCTGTCCCTGCCACGATAGTTATTTTGATATCAAGGGCGAGATTATCTCGGGGCCATCTCCGCGCAGAATGGATACCCTTGAAACAGATATTAAGCAGGGAAACTGTTTGTCCGTTATCAGAAGATGA
- a CDS encoding cytochrome c family protein, with amino-acid sequence MKKKFFNERGPSMSTSARIILCIAFCLFFASLPVSMASDPNEWSPTWKLSPDKRPENIVDEAVTVPGDTKKSQFFSPNTCGACHPEIFKMWSGSTHANAWKNPLFQALYNYGKRTATGESQKRSIESCVRCHHPIGHSSGEKDIPADDEKGGVICDFCHSVRATTGVGNAPYILNPGNAAAMEGGTKYGPFADSPETIHQNQFSELHTRSEFCGGCHDVSHAGNDLPIEQTYTEWRQGPYNTGDPETSVHCQDCHMRQRPGFPCTGSTERPDNPGFATPQIMGGVNRPHIWTHYFVGGSTVPISLPPDSELQPQMAIDRLKNAATLEIEEDLNVKEDGLLQFKVSIKNTGAGHYLPTGLTELRQMWLEVSVTDSTGKTLFQRGHVNEEGAIDPQAIVYHTVFGDEKGEKTLYVWEATHIISDNRIPPKGKKEEQFAFVIQSDIKAPVTIKAVLNYRSAPQYVVNALLQEKAIKLPIINMTELVKEIDL; translated from the coding sequence ATGAAGAAAAAATTTTTTAATGAAAGGGGACCTTCAATGAGTACCAGCGCCAGAATCATACTATGTATAGCTTTTTGCCTGTTTTTTGCCTCGTTACCGGTTTCCATGGCAAGCGATCCGAACGAGTGGTCGCCTACATGGAAACTGTCGCCAGATAAGAGGCCTGAAAATATTGTCGATGAAGCCGTTACGGTTCCCGGTGACACAAAGAAAAGCCAATTCTTTAGCCCAAATACCTGTGGAGCCTGCCATCCCGAAATTTTTAAGATGTGGAGCGGCTCTACCCATGCAAATGCATGGAAGAATCCATTGTTCCAGGCCTTATATAACTATGGGAAAAGAACCGCTACAGGAGAATCACAAAAAAGAAGTATAGAATCCTGTGTCCGCTGCCATCATCCCATAGGCCATAGTTCCGGTGAAAAGGATATACCGGCAGATGATGAAAAGGGCGGTGTTATTTGCGATTTCTGCCATTCTGTCAGGGCAACGACCGGTGTCGGTAATGCTCCTTATATCCTCAATCCAGGTAATGCTGCCGCTATGGAGGGAGGTACGAAATATGGACCTTTTGCAGATTCTCCGGAAACAATACATCAGAATCAGTTTTCTGAGCTGCACACACGCTCCGAGTTTTGCGGAGGATGCCATGATGTTTCACATGCAGGGAATGATCTGCCGATTGAGCAAACCTATACCGAATGGCGTCAGGGGCCTTATAATACAGGAGATCCAGAGACATCGGTACACTGTCAAGACTGTCACATGAGACAACGTCCCGGATTCCCCTGTACCGGAAGTACCGAACGGCCGGACAATCCCGGCTTTGCAACTCCTCAGATAATGGGAGGCGTAAACAGGCCGCATATCTGGACCCATTATTTTGTAGGGGGGAGTACCGTTCCTATCTCACTTCCTCCGGATTCAGAATTACAGCCACAGATGGCTATCGATAGACTGAAGAATGCAGCAACCCTTGAAATAGAAGAAGATCTGAATGTGAAAGAAGATGGCTTGTTGCAGTTTAAGGTAAGCATAAAGAATACGGGTGCGGGGCACTATCTTCCAACAGGTCTCACAGAATTGAGGCAGATGTGGCTGGAAGTGTCTGTTACCGATTCTACAGGAAAGACACTCTTTCAGCGTGGACATGTCAACGAAGAGGGGGCAATTGATCCTCAGGCAATTGTATATCACACGGTATTCGGTGATGAAAAGGGAGAAAAGACCTTATATGTCTGGGAGGCTACTCACATCATCTCAGACAATCGTATTCCTCCAAAAGGGAAAAAGGAAGAACAGTTTGCCTTTGTTATTCAGAGTGATATCAAGGCTCCGGTAACGATTAAGGCCGTATTGAATTATCGAAGTGCGCCACAGTATGTAGTGAATGCTCTTTTACAGGAAAAGGCAATAAAACTTCCCATAATCAACATGACGGAACTGGTAAAGGAGATAGATCTTTGA
- a CDS encoding CAP domain-containing protein, whose product MTLLKLHFKYTKMKYGLITLGVLFCLHSFTQSIYGKVTDKNFREYPEFNEVINPKNFKSEILNAAIFFATNEIRAKNRLSILDYHPLLEAAATLHSEEMVNKNFFGHTNKKNKRLKEPEDRAKVAGIVNASIAENVAEEFILNYKSGDKVVARGPGEFSKQNSNQLLPAHTYLTLADQLLANWMNSKDHRANILSNKAVQLGCGTAFYKMQNFNDMPAVKATQNFQWFHKVKSR is encoded by the coding sequence ATGACATTGTTAAAACTTCATTTTAAATACACCAAGATGAAATATGGATTAATAACCCTGGGAGTTCTTTTCTGTCTGCATTCATTCACACAATCGATCTATGGTAAGGTAACGGATAAAAATTTTCGTGAGTATCCTGAATTTAACGAAGTTATCAATCCAAAAAACTTTAAGTCGGAGATTTTAAATGCAGCCATTTTTTTTGCTACCAACGAAATTCGGGCTAAAAATAGATTGTCCATATTAGATTACCACCCCTTACTTGAAGCTGCCGCAACGCTTCATTCAGAAGAAATGGTCAACAAGAATTTCTTCGGTCACACGAATAAAAAAAATAAACGCTTGAAAGAACCGGAAGATCGCGCCAAAGTTGCCGGAATTGTAAATGCCAGCATTGCCGAAAATGTAGCAGAAGAGTTTATTCTTAATTACAAATCCGGAGATAAAGTGGTAGCCCGGGGTCCCGGCGAATTTTCAAAACAAAATTCAAACCAGCTGTTACCGGCTCACACCTATTTAACACTAGCTGATCAATTACTTGCAAATTGGATGAATTCTAAAGATCATCGAGCCAACATACTGTCAAACAAAGCGGTTCAGCTTGGTTGTGGTACAGCTTTCTACAAAATGCAGAATTTTAATGATATGCCAGCAGTCAAAGCAACTCAAAACTTCCAATGGTTCCATAAGGTAAAGTCCAGGTAA